A genomic stretch from Neomonachus schauinslandi chromosome 16, ASM220157v2, whole genome shotgun sequence includes:
- the C16H19orf81 gene encoding putative uncharacterized protein C19orf81 homolog, whose translation MQQEVETLCSSTMGNPSMLREAGALLVDLETPEEIQARSPGRSVRSSKQYLRQVIAEYETLDRELPCIRKFPTPPAAQPLCLCMETSPEEDLTHLEVLEALEAELPGAMESGRVSSIRFENMNVICGTAGRRDRWLITVTDFQTRSRLLRCGISLRGNAHPLVRHDELLLADYRLHLRRSLVRRRMLEALGAEPTEQD comes from the exons ATGCAACAAGAGGTGGAGACCCTGTGCTCCTCCACCATGGGCAACCCCAGCATGCTCAGGGAGGCAG GAGCCCTCCTTGTGGACCTAGAAACCCCAGAGGAGATACAAGCCCGGAGCCCAGGCAGGTCTGTCAGATCCTC gAAGCAGTACCTACGTCAGGTCATTGCCGAATATGAGACGCTGGACCGAGAGCTCCCGTGCATCCGGAAGTTCCCCACACCACCCGCTGCCCAGCCTCTCTGTCTGTGCATGGAGACCTCA CCAGAGGAGGACCTTACCCACCTGGAGGTGCTGGAGGCTCTGGAGGCCGAGTTACCCGGAGCCATGGAGAGCGGGCGCGTGAGCAGCATCCGCTTTGAAAATATGAATGTCATCTGTGGGACTGCGGGGCGCCGGGACAG GTGGCTCATCACGGTCACGGACTTCCAGACTCGCTCGCGTCTGCTGCGCTGCGGCATCAGCCTCCGCGGGAACGCACACCCGCTGGTGCGCCACGACGAGCTGCTGCTGGCCGATTACCGCCTGCACCTGCGCCGCTCCCTTGTCCGGCGGCGCATGCTCGAGGCCCTGGGGGCGGAGCCGACCGAGCAAGACTAA
- the SYT3 gene encoding synaptotagmin-3: MSGDYEDDLCRRALILVSDLCARVRDADTSDRCQEFNDLRIRGYPRGPDADISVSLLSVIVTFCGIVLLGVSLFVSWKLCWVPWRDKGGSAVGGGPLRKDLGPGVGLAGLVGGGGHHLGAGLGGHPLLGGPHHHAHTAHHPPFAELLEPGSLGGSDPPEPSYLDMDSYPEAAAAAVAAGVKPSQTSPELPSEGGAGSGLLLLPSSGGGLPSAQSHQQVTSLAPTTRYPALPRPLTQQTLTPQPDPGSDERPPALPLPLPGGEEKAKLIGQIKPELYQGTGPGGRRGGGAPGSGEAGVGAPCGRISFALRYLYGSDQLVVRILQALDLPAKDSNGFSDPYVKIYLLPDRKKKFQTKVHRKTLNPVFNETFQFSVPLAELAQRKLHFSVYDFDRFSRHDLIGQVVLDNLLELAEQPPDRPLWRDIVEGGSEKADLGELNFSLCYLPTAGRLTVTIIKASNLKAMDLTGFSDPYVKASLISEGRRLKKRKTSIKKNTLNPTYNEALVFDVAPESVESVGLSIAVVDYDCIGHNEVIGVCRVGPDAADPHGREHWAEMLANPRKPVEHWHQLVEEKTLSSFTKGSKGLSEKENSE, from the exons ATGTCAGGAGACTACGAGGATGACCTCTGCCGGCGGGCACTCATCCTGGTCTCAGACCTCTGTGCGCGGGTCCGAGATGCCGACACCAGTGACAGGTGCCAGGAGTTCAACGACCTGCGAATTCGAGGCTATCCCCGGGGCCCAGATGCAG ACATCTCCGTGAGCCTGCTGTCGGTCATCGTGACATTCTGTGGCATTGTCCTTCTGGGCGTCTCCCTCTTCGTGTCCTGGAAATTGTGCTGGGTGCCCTGGCGGGACAAGGGAGGCTCAGCAGTGGGCGGGGGCCCCCTGCGCAAAGACCTAGGCCCTGGGGTCGGGCTGGCAGGCCTGGTAGGTGGTGGTGGGCACCACCTGGGGGCTGGCCTGGGTGGCCATCCTCTGCTGGGGGGTCCACACCACCATGCCCACACTGCCCACCATCCGCCCTTCGCTGAGCTGCTGGAGCCAGGCAGCCTGGGGGGCTCTGACCCCCCTGAGCCCTCCTACTTGGACATGGACTCATACCCAGAGGCTGCGGCAGCTGCAGTGGCCGCTGGGGTCAAACCGAGCCAGACATCTCCTGAACTGCCCTCTGAGGGAGGTGCAGGCTCTGGGCTGCTCCTGCTGCCCTCCAGTGGTGGGGGCTTGCCCAGTGCCCAGTCGCATCAGCAGGTCACAAGCCTGGCACCCACCACCAG gTACCCAGCCCTACCCCGGCCCCTCACCCAGCAGACCCTGACCCCCCAGCCGGACCCTGGCAGTGACGAGCGGCCGCCTGCCCTACCCTTACCCTTACCAGGCGGGGAGGAAAAAGCCAAACTCATCGGGCAGATCAAGCCGGAGCTGTACCAGGGGACTGGACCAGGCGGCCGGCGTGGCGGTGGGGCCCCGGGCTCTGGAGAGGCCGGCGTGGGGGCGCCCTGCGGCCGCATCAGTTTCGCCCTGCGGTACCTCTATGGCTCAGACCAGCTGGTGGTGCGGATCCTGCAGGCCTTGGACCTCCCAGCCAAGGACTCCAACGGCTTCTCAGACCCCTACGTCAAGATCTACCTGCTGCCAGACCGCAAGAAAAAGTTCCAGACCAAG GTGCACAGGAAGACGCTGAACCCTGTGTTCAACGAGACATTCCAGTTCTCAGTGCCCCTGGCTGAGCTGGCCCAGCGCAAACTGCACTTCAGCGTCTATGACTTTGACCGTTTCTCGCGGCACGACCTCATCGGCCAAGTGGTGCTGGACAACCTCCTGGAGCTGGCTGAGCAGCCCCCTGACCGCCCACTATGGAGGGACATCGTGGAGGGCGGCTCG GAAAAGGCAGATCTTGGGGAGCTCAACTTCTCACTCTGCTACCTCCCCACGGCCGGGCGCCTCACCGTGACCATCATCAAAGCCTCTAACCTCAAAGCGATGGACCTCACCGGCTTCTCAG ACCCCTACGTAAAGGCCTCTCTGATCAGCGAGGGGCGGCGTCTGAAGAAGCGGAAAACCTCCATCAAGAAGAACACGCTGAACCCCACGTACAACGAGGCGCTCGTGTTCGACGTGGCCCCGGAGAGCGTGGAGAGCGTGGGGCTCAGCATCGCGGTGGTAGACTACGACTG CATCGGGCACAACGAGGTGATCGGCGTGTGCCGCGTGGGCCCGGACGCCGCCGACCCCCACGGCCGCGAGCACTGGGCGGAGATGCTGGCCAATCCCCGCAAGCCCGTGGAGCACTGGCATCAGCTGGTGGAG GAAAAGACTTTGTCCAGCTTCACGAAAGGCAGCAAAGgattgtcagagaaagagaactcAGAGTGA